The nucleotide sequence AGGAAAAAGGGTTAAAAGACGAAACCAAACGAAATTATTTAGGGAACTAAAAAAAACTCAAcaggaaaataaaaaattaaaatgtaaatttgaaatgtataaaaaaagattttacagAGCCATTAAGAAAAAAAGTCGGTTTTATCTCCTCAGTCAAAGGTTACAGAACTACTTAAAAATTCACCAACAGTGCCTAAGGAAGTAAAAAGACAATTACTTTTTGGAGAAGCTCTAAAAGAAGATCTTTCTTCTATATTTTTATCCCTAAAAGATGACAAGTCCaaacaaaaatttacaaaggCAATAGAGGGTCCCAACTTGAGAAAATATAAACTACTGAAAGATGCCAAACAATTCCTTCCTCCAGGTTTAAGGAGGGCCAATAGGAATAGAACAGAAGTTTTTAAATACGAAAGAAAATCATTTACTggttttagctttttaaaaaagACCATACATGACTTCTACTTACAAGAAGAAAACTCTCGTATATGCCCTGGTAAAAAAGATACAGTTACaagaaaatgccaaaaaatgcaaaaaagatACCTAAACAATACCTTAAAGAATTTATTTCACAAGTTTCAGTCAGAGTATCCATCATTGAAAGTGTCATATGCCTTATTTTGTAAAGTTCGCCCATTTTGGGTCATCTCTCAAAAATTAACGGGAAGGGATACATGCCTTTGTATACTGCATGGAAATGTAAAATTGCTTATAACAAGTTTatatacaaataaaataatattggaAAAGGACATAGATACACTTCTTGAAACTTTGTGCTGTTCAAAATACAATGAAGCATGTTTGGAACGAAAATgtgaaaattgcaaatttaagaAGATATTCTACCATGTGGAAGATGAAATGTGGATAAGAAAATTTGAATATGAGAGGTGGATTACGCTAAAAGAAAAACGAATTAGTGTCAAAACTAAAAAGGACATTCTTGTTCAGATTACCAAAAAGGAGAAAGTGAGGTCTAATCCAGCAACACTAATTCAGAAATTAGAactatatcaaaataaaattttacgacaTATTTTGACAATTAATGAAGACATTAAAAGAAAGCCTAACTGAAAATGAAATTCTATTTCATATAGATTTTTCCGAAAATTTTCTCTGCAAGTATGCAAATGAAGCACAGTCTGTGCATTTTGGAGCATCCCGAGACCAAATAACACTTCATACTGGTATGATGTACCATAAATCAAAAAAAGAGGGTTTTTGTACCGTCTCCAAGTCCTTAAGACATTATCCTGCCTCCATAATGGCACATATGGAAATAATTATAAACCATTACCAGCATGAGTTAGAAACTGAATTTAAAACAATTCATTTTCTCTCAGACAGTCCAAGCAGCCAGTatcgaaataaaaaaatgttcttttaCCTACAGCAAGTCTTACCAAAATTATTTCCACAAATCCAACATATTTCTTGGAACTATTCAGAGGCAGGACATGGAAAGGGAGCTCCAGATGGTATTGGTGCAACCATTAAAAGAACTGCAGATCAACTCATAACATTTaaccatgacataaataacttTGATGTCTTTGTGAAATGTATTCAAGAAAACATCAGCAATATACATATCAAATGTcttaatgaaaataatattgaaaaatttgaTGCTTTTCTGCCTCCACTACTAAAACCATATAAAGGGACAATGCAAACACATCAAGTAACTTGGAATCACATTACTCGAGAGCTGAGTTTTAGAACTTTAAGCTGCTTTAAATGCAGCTTTGAGAATTGTATTCATTATGCGATTGAAAATAAAGTAGCGCCGCTACAGTCTTCATATTTAAGTGAGGAAAATGACAATGGAAGAGCCACTGCTCGGCCTACAGGAATAGAAGAATTTAGTGAAGATACCTGGGTTACAGCTATTTTTGATAATGATTGGTATCCAGGTAAGAGACTACAGTTTTTTACTATACTgcttttctttactttaaaatttaattgttaaattttattaagcTATACACTTTTTTTCAGGAATCATTGAAAAAATTGATCGAAACATTATGACTGTTAACTTTATGATGAAAAATGGTAAAAGTTTTTTCTGGCCAGATATCGCTGATCGTCAAACTGTGACTACTAGAAATGGAATCTTATGTCAGCTAGTGCATCCACCTGAACCAGTTTCCAATAGATTCTACAAAATACAAGAATATGACtatattgataatttatttaaatctTCAGTTTAGATGTTGTATGGTAAAGGAATAAAATCAAGTGAATGGTTTCACATAGCTGatgtttctttttttattatttctacatttttttgGGGCAAAATGTTAAAATGAAatgttcttttttcttttaatataagTTGATTTTTGATGTAAACTTAGgggttgttttattttttatcattagAGTGGCAGGTAAATCATTAGAATggacatttttttcaaaaaacctaTATATAAAAAGAATTAAGCTCAACTTTCTATCACATTTAATTAAGAACCTCTCAAAGTGCTTTAtacattattttcaaaaatttaacaacaatatttttttttaaatctagtcaagcccaaaaaatttattttagaagAAACACCCATTTACAAATTTTCAGAGTCAAAGAGGTTTTCAGGATGATCTTAGAGGAAATGGGTCAAATAGAGGTAACAATTACAGATCAAATTTTCAGAGTCAAAGAGGTTTTCAGAATGATTTTAGAGGAAATGAGTCAAATAGAGGTAACAGTTATAGAGGTTCGAGAAACTTACATCACAACAGAGGAATGCATAGAAGCAACTTCACCCAAGAGCAGGACGGGTCACATGAGATTGATAATATAACTGATGAAGTGTCTAAGGTATGTTTTGTAACTGAAATAGGTAAAAATGTCGTTAATAGTGAAACAGTGAACAACTTAGAATTTGTGATTGATTCAGGATGTACTGATCACTTACTAAATGATAAAAGTATATTTACAGATTTGGTAATTTTGGATAAACCTATAGATATAGCATTAGCAAAAAATGGTAACTATTTACCTGCAGTTGGTATTGGAGTATTAATGTTTTAGCAATGTATGTGGTAGACAAGTAGAATGTAAAATTGAAAATGCTTTTTATGTACCACAGATTACTGTAATTTTTGAAAATGGTGTAAAATTAATTAAGAACGGTTGTTTAATAGGATTAGGTAAAAGAGATGGTTTATACAAGATCAATTTTGAAGTAGCTCGACAAAAATGTTACTCTGTCCAAAATGACcaaaataaagaatttattaGATGACATGAAAGTTTTTcacatttaaattttaaatcattagaaaaattaattaataagaATTTAGTTGTTGGAATAAACAAGGACATAAATATTAGCGGAGTGAATTTTTGTGAACCATGTGTACAGGGAAAGTTTTTAAGGTTACCTTTTTCAACCAGGACAAAAAGTAATAGAATTTTGGAAATAATTCATTCTGACGTGTGCGGGCCAAACAGTCCACAAACAATTGATagttgtaagtattttgtcaCTTTTATAGAtggtttttcaaattttactatgctttttttaattaaaaataaaagtgaagtTTTCAGCGAATTTAAGGAATATTTGAGGTTTGTAGAATCAAAATTTAATTCAAAGGTTTCTAAATTAAGGTGTGATAATGAGGGCGAATATGTTTCAAACGAATATGGAGTTTTGTAAAGAAAATGGCATTATATTAGATTATACAGTACCGTACACACCTCAACAAAACGGTAAGGCAGAGAGGATGAACCGTACTTTGGTGTAAAGAGCTAGATTTATTATGAATGCTTCAATGGTTCCTAAGTCTTTCTGGGGAGAAGCTATAAGGGCATCATGTTATGTGATAAATAGGTCACCTTCGGAAAGCCTGGATAGAGACGTTACACCAGCTGAAATATGGAACGAAAAACAACCAGATGTTAGAAATTTACTTTTTGAGACGACCTGTTACAACATGTCTCAAAACTGATGGAGAGAATGGACAAAATGTTCGACATTCTAATGACACTGGTCACGAAGTTAAGCCTTCAACACTGAACTAAAAATTAGTACATGGAACGCCAATGGTCTGACTAATCATAGTCTGGAAGTCAAAGCCTTTATTTCAGAGCATTATCTGGACGTTATGTTAATATCTGAGGCACATATGACAGACAAAAGCTACTTCAATATACCCAAATtctcaatatatatatatatatatatatatatatatatatatatatatatatatatatatatatatatatatatatatatatatataactcaACACCCTCTAGGAAGAGCCCATGGAGGCACTgctataattataaaaaacagcATTAGACATCACGAAATAATCAAGCATAGTGAAGTAAACTTACAAGCCACGTCTATCTCAATAACTGACTGGAATAGCCAGCTTATACTATCTGCAGTTTACTGTCcaccaaataaaattattaaagaagaacACTTCACGACATACTTTAACAAGCTTGGAAATCGCTTCATAGCTGCTGGTGACTATAATGCTAAACACCTTCATTGGGGATCAAGACTCATACCATCTCGAGGTAGAGAATTATTAAAAAGTGTCCAAAACAATAATTTACTAACGGCATCCACGGGTCAACCAACGTACTGGCCAACCGACACAAGAAAAGTGCCTGATCTCATCGACTTCTGTATTGTTAAAGGTATCTCTCTAAACTACTTGAAAGTTCAACCTTTGTTCGATCTCTCATCTGGTCACTCTCCCTTCATTATTACTCTAAGTACACAGGTGCACCACATCACAAAACCACTAGTTTTATCCAATAGCCGGACAAATTGGAATACCTTCAGagatataataaaaaatagtataaatTTAAACCTACCACTAAAATCTGAGCAAGATATAGAAGAAGCAGTCAAACGTCTAACTGTAAAAATTCAACAAGCCGCATGGGAAGCTT is from Diabrotica virgifera virgifera chromosome 9, PGI_DIABVI_V3a and encodes:
- the LOC126892071 gene encoding uncharacterized protein LOC126892071; the encoded protein is MEIIINHYQHELETEFKTIHFLSDSPSSQYRNKKMFFYLQQVLPKLFPQIQHISWNYSEAGHGKGAPDGIGATIKRTADQLITFNHDINNFDVFVKCIQENISNIHIKCLNENNIEKFDAFLPPLLKPYKGTMQTHQVTWNHITRELSFRTLSCFKCSFENCIHYAIENKVAPLQSSYLSEENDNGRATARPTGIEEFSEDTWVTAIFDNDWYPGIIEKIDRNIMTVNFMMKNGKSFFWPDIADRQTVTTRNGILCQLVHPPEPVSNRFYKIQEYDYIDNLFKSSV